Proteins encoded in a region of the Flavobacteriaceae bacterium HL-DH10 genome:
- a CDS encoding GNAT family N-acetyltransferase, which translates to MTDLDGMFELDSDPEVHKYLGNKPVKQIEESQKILESVINQYKERGIGRWAAIEKSSGDFMGWSGIKLNTEYNMNGFTKYYDVGYRLIKRYWGKGYATESGKASVNYAFNILKLPELYATTEISNQASHHALLKIGLKYVEDFYFEPEQLTLRWYKIENK; encoded by the coding sequence ATAACCGATTTAGACGGGATGTTTGAATTAGATTCTGATCCCGAAGTTCATAAATATTTAGGAAATAAACCTGTTAAACAAATTGAAGAATCTCAAAAAATTTTAGAATCTGTGATTAATCAATATAAAGAAAGGGGTATTGGACGATGGGCAGCCATAGAAAAATCTTCGGGAGATTTTATGGGTTGGTCAGGTATAAAACTTAATACAGAATATAATATGAATGGTTTTACCAAATATTATGATGTAGGTTATAGGCTGATTAAACGTTATTGGGGAAAAGGGTATGCAACCGAGTCTGGAAAGGCTTCTGTAAATTATGCTTTTAATATTTTAAAGCTACCTGAGTTATATGCTACAACCGAAATAAGTAACCAAGCATCGCATCATGCCTTGTTAAAAATTGGATTGAAATATGTAGAAGATTTTTACTTTGAACCAGAGCAATTAACCTTACGTTGGTATAAAATTGAAAACAAATAA
- the ssb gene encoding single-stranded DNA-binding protein: protein MNTLRNKVQLIGNLGNDPEIINLESGKTLAKFNIATNESYTNNKGEKITDTQWHNVVAWGKTAEIIEKYVTKGKEVAIEGKLTSRSYDDKDGNKRYITEVVCNELLMLGK, encoded by the coding sequence ATGAACACACTTAGAAACAAAGTACAGTTGATTGGTAACTTAGGAAACGATCCAGAAATCATCAATCTAGAATCAGGAAAAACATTAGCAAAATTTAATATTGCAACTAATGAAAGTTACACCAATAATAAAGGTGAAAAAATCACAGATACACAATGGCACAATGTGGTTGCCTGGGGAAAAACAGCTGAAATTATTGAAAAATATGTAACCAAAGGAAAAGAAGTTGCTATTGAAGGGAAATTAACATCACGTAGTTATGATGATAAAGATGGTAACAAACGCTACATTACTGAAGTTGTTTGCAACGAACTTTTAATGTTAGGAAAATAA